One region of Populus trichocarpa isolate Nisqually-1 chromosome 4, P.trichocarpa_v4.1, whole genome shotgun sequence genomic DNA includes:
- the LOC18098138 gene encoding uncharacterized protein LOC18098138 isoform X3 — protein sequence MENKTILREWFERVDSEKTGNITATQLKSALAVGNLEFPLSVVQQMIRMYDSDGNGTMSFDEFVGLNKFLLKVQQAFSDLQRGRGYLVPDDVYEVGLVKIGFSLDSPSFYTVCESFDQKKNGRIHLDDFISLCIFVQSARNLFNSFDTTKQGRVTLDFNQFVYCTANCRI from the exons AGAAAACCGGAAACATCACTGCAACTCAGCTCaag AGTGCTCTTGCTGTTGGTAACCTTGAATTCCCTCTCTCTGTTGTCCAACAAATGATCAG GATGTATGATTCTGATGGGAATGGAACTATGAGTTTTGATg AATTTGTTGGgctaaataaatttcttttaaag GTTCAACAGGCATTCTCGGATCTCCAGAG GGGCCGTGGATATCTTGTGCCTGATGATGTATATGAGGTA GGATTGGTGAAAATTGGTTTCTCACTGGACTCTCCTTCTTTTTACACAGTCTGTGAG AGCTTTGACCAGAAGAAGAACGGCAGAATTCATCTTGATGACTTCATATCTCTCTGCATCTTTGTACAGTCTGCTCG GAatcttttcaattcttttgaTACAACAAAACAAGGCAGAGTTACTCTTGATTTCAATCAGTTTGTGTATTGTA CTGCGAATTGTAGAATATGA
- the LOC18098138 gene encoding uncharacterized protein LOC18098138 isoform X2, whose translation MENKTILREWFERVDSEKTGNITATQLKSALAVGNLEFPLSVVQQMIRMYDSDGNGTMSFDEFVGLNKFLLKVCAWIMNCSFQEVQQAFSDLQRGRGYLVPDDVYEGLVKIGFSLDSPSFYTVCESFDQKKNGRIHLDDFISLCIFVQSARNLFNSFDTTKQGRVTLDFNQFVYCTANCRI comes from the exons AGAAAACCGGAAACATCACTGCAACTCAGCTCaag AGTGCTCTTGCTGTTGGTAACCTTGAATTCCCTCTCTCTGTTGTCCAACAAATGATCAG GATGTATGATTCTGATGGGAATGGAACTATGAGTTTTGATg AATTTGTTGGgctaaataaatttcttttaaaggtTTGTGCTTGGATCATGAATTGTTCATTTCAAGAA GTTCAACAGGCATTCTCGGATCTCCAGAG GGGCCGTGGATATCTTGTGCCTGATGATGTATATGAG GGATTGGTGAAAATTGGTTTCTCACTGGACTCTCCTTCTTTTTACACAGTCTGTGAG AGCTTTGACCAGAAGAAGAACGGCAGAATTCATCTTGATGACTTCATATCTCTCTGCATCTTTGTACAGTCTGCTCG GAatcttttcaattcttttgaTACAACAAAACAAGGCAGAGTTACTCTTGATTTCAATCAGTTTGTGTATTGTA CTGCGAATTGTAGAATATGA
- the LOC18098138 gene encoding uncharacterized protein LOC18098138 isoform X1, with amino-acid sequence MENKTILREWFERVDSEKTGNITATQLKSALAVGNLEFPLSVVQQMIRMYDSDGNGTMSFDEFVGLNKFLLKVCAWIMNCSFQEVQQAFSDLQRGRGYLVPDDVYEVGLVKIGFSLDSPSFYTVCESFDQKKNGRIHLDDFISLCIFVQSARNLFNSFDTTKQGRVTLDFNQFVYCTANCRI; translated from the exons AGAAAACCGGAAACATCACTGCAACTCAGCTCaag AGTGCTCTTGCTGTTGGTAACCTTGAATTCCCTCTCTCTGTTGTCCAACAAATGATCAG GATGTATGATTCTGATGGGAATGGAACTATGAGTTTTGATg AATTTGTTGGgctaaataaatttcttttaaaggtTTGTGCTTGGATCATGAATTGTTCATTTCAAGAA GTTCAACAGGCATTCTCGGATCTCCAGAG GGGCCGTGGATATCTTGTGCCTGATGATGTATATGAGGTA GGATTGGTGAAAATTGGTTTCTCACTGGACTCTCCTTCTTTTTACACAGTCTGTGAG AGCTTTGACCAGAAGAAGAACGGCAGAATTCATCTTGATGACTTCATATCTCTCTGCATCTTTGTACAGTCTGCTCG GAatcttttcaattcttttgaTACAACAAAACAAGGCAGAGTTACTCTTGATTTCAATCAGTTTGTGTATTGTA CTGCGAATTGTAGAATATGA
- the LOC18098138 gene encoding uncharacterized protein LOC18098138 isoform X4 — MENKTILREWFERVDSEKTGNITATQLKSALAVGNLEFPLSVVQQMIRMYDSDGNGTMSFDEFVGLNKFLLKVQQAFSDLQRGRGYLVPDDVYEGLVKIGFSLDSPSFYTVCESFDQKKNGRIHLDDFISLCIFVQSARNLFNSFDTTKQGRVTLDFNQFVYCTANCRI; from the exons AGAAAACCGGAAACATCACTGCAACTCAGCTCaag AGTGCTCTTGCTGTTGGTAACCTTGAATTCCCTCTCTCTGTTGTCCAACAAATGATCAG GATGTATGATTCTGATGGGAATGGAACTATGAGTTTTGATg AATTTGTTGGgctaaataaatttcttttaaag GTTCAACAGGCATTCTCGGATCTCCAGAG GGGCCGTGGATATCTTGTGCCTGATGATGTATATGAG GGATTGGTGAAAATTGGTTTCTCACTGGACTCTCCTTCTTTTTACACAGTCTGTGAG AGCTTTGACCAGAAGAAGAACGGCAGAATTCATCTTGATGACTTCATATCTCTCTGCATCTTTGTACAGTCTGCTCG GAatcttttcaattcttttgaTACAACAAAACAAGGCAGAGTTACTCTTGATTTCAATCAGTTTGTGTATTGTA CTGCGAATTGTAGAATATGA